The following are encoded together in the Gordonia insulae genome:
- a CDS encoding DUF1266 domain-containing protein produces the protein MPIPPITPFPFGERSSLGRRFLWQADTPLPERRQAALDVGAHMWIPNQFACDSITIGESAESARRRLHEWWDVTDAISARKTVGQLLDGMHSSTFEVIAPLVAEAMKKTAGHDPSAHREFLATRAAARGSSPGYWITHYDALYTLRTSKVLRNSVTDKYFPTHIRAWDLGRVPFVVRTALRSGYLQEDECWPMLFAALDSARGYYANWRQFAHGVVIGRAYWSAITDIGTTAEKAQVAGDWVNALLVRSDSPWRRLPLWPEEHPQRRVT, from the coding sequence GTGCCCATCCCGCCGATCACACCGTTCCCGTTCGGGGAGAGGTCGTCGCTGGGTCGTCGCTTCCTCTGGCAGGCCGACACCCCGTTGCCCGAACGCCGGCAGGCCGCCCTCGACGTGGGTGCCCACATGTGGATCCCGAACCAGTTCGCCTGCGACTCGATCACCATCGGCGAGAGCGCGGAGTCCGCCCGCAGGCGCCTGCACGAATGGTGGGACGTCACCGATGCGATCTCGGCCCGCAAGACAGTGGGCCAGTTGCTCGACGGCATGCACAGTTCGACCTTCGAGGTGATCGCACCGTTGGTCGCCGAGGCGATGAAGAAGACCGCCGGACACGATCCCTCAGCACACCGGGAGTTCCTCGCCACGCGGGCCGCGGCACGCGGCTCATCGCCCGGTTACTGGATCACCCACTACGACGCCCTCTACACCCTGCGAACCTCGAAGGTCCTGCGGAACTCGGTGACCGACAAGTACTTTCCCACGCACATCCGCGCGTGGGATCTCGGACGGGTGCCGTTTGTGGTGCGGACCGCCCTGCGCTCGGGCTACCTGCAGGAGGACGAGTGCTGGCCGATGCTCTTCGCCGCACTGGACTCGGCGCGTGGGTACTACGCCAACTGGCGCCAGTTCGCGCACGGCGTCGTGATCGGTCGCGCGTACTGGAGTGCGATCACCGACATCGGCACCACCGCCGAGAAGGCCCAGGTCGCCGGCGACTGGGTGAATGCGCTGCTGGTCCGGTCAGACAGTCCGTGGCGGCGGTTGCCGCTCTGGCCCGAGGAACACCCGCAACGTCGCGTTACGTAG
- the mdo gene encoding NDMA-dependent methanol dehydrogenase (This methanol dehydrogenase is considered a nicotinoprotein, since its NADP cofactor remains is not dissociable, but instead remains permanently bound. A member of this family has been shown to act as a formaldehyde dismutase, able to convert two molecules of formaldehyde (plus one water molecule) into one of methanol and one of formate, with no net change in its redox state. More recently, it was shown in Mycobacterium smegmatis that this enzyme is critical to ethanol utilization, for which the biosynthesis of the cofactor-like electron carrier mycofactocin is also required.) translates to MAIELNQIWDFPIKDFHPFPNAKIGVGAHDMLGVEAKELGMTRALLMTTGLRGSGIIEELIGKIEYQGVDVVLYDKVESNPKDYNCMDAAALYQSEKCDGIISVGGGSSHDAAKGARMVIAHDGRNINEFEGFSKATNKENPKHIAVSTTAGTGSETSWAYVITDTSDMNKPHKWVAFDDTCLVDLAMDDPLLYYSCPEHFTAFCGFDVLAHASEPYVSRLDFAPSLGNAKYSIELIRDHLRTAVYEPRNLEARTGMMHAQYIAAQAFNSGGLGLIHSLSHAVSAFYDSHHGLNNAIALPRVWEYNLPSRYERYADIAALLGVDTTNMTKVQAADAAVEEAIRLSKDLGIPDNFGQLSVNSYEKNRMNSGKYEGRGDTMDTSDKQIRAIAEHMMDDWCTPGNPRECTVESLIPMVTHAMTGSY, encoded by the coding sequence ATGGCAATCGAGTTGAACCAGATCTGGGACTTCCCCATCAAGGACTTCCATCCGTTCCCCAACGCGAAGATCGGCGTCGGGGCACACGACATGCTCGGCGTCGAGGCCAAGGAACTCGGCATGACCCGCGCGTTGCTGATGACCACGGGTCTGCGGGGCTCCGGGATCATCGAGGAGCTCATCGGCAAGATCGAGTACCAGGGCGTCGATGTCGTCCTCTACGACAAAGTGGAGTCCAACCCCAAGGACTACAACTGCATGGACGCGGCAGCGCTGTACCAGTCGGAGAAGTGTGACGGCATCATCTCCGTCGGCGGCGGATCGAGCCACGATGCCGCCAAGGGTGCCCGCATGGTCATCGCCCACGACGGACGCAACATCAACGAGTTCGAGGGCTTCTCCAAGGCGACGAACAAGGAGAACCCGAAGCACATCGCGGTGTCGACCACCGCGGGTACCGGGTCGGAGACATCGTGGGCGTACGTCATCACGGACACCTCGGACATGAACAAGCCGCACAAGTGGGTGGCCTTCGACGACACCTGCCTGGTCGATCTGGCGATGGACGATCCGCTGCTCTACTACTCGTGCCCCGAGCACTTCACCGCCTTTTGCGGATTCGACGTCCTCGCGCACGCCAGTGAGCCGTATGTATCGCGATTGGATTTCGCGCCGTCGCTGGGCAATGCCAAGTACTCGATCGAACTGATCCGCGATCACCTGCGCACCGCCGTCTACGAACCTCGCAACCTCGAGGCGCGCACCGGCATGATGCATGCCCAGTACATCGCGGCGCAGGCGTTCAACTCCGGCGGTCTCGGCCTCATCCATTCGCTGTCGCATGCGGTTTCGGCGTTCTACGACAGTCATCACGGACTGAACAACGCCATCGCGCTGCCCCGCGTGTGGGAGTACAACCTGCCGTCACGATACGAGCGTTACGCCGACATCGCGGCGTTGCTCGGTGTCGACACCACCAACATGACCAAGGTGCAGGCTGCCGACGCAGCGGTCGAGGAGGCCATCCGCCTGTCGAAGGATCTCGGCATCCCGGACAACTTCGGTCAGCTCAGTGTGAACAGCTACGAGAAGAACCGGATGAACAGCGGCAAGTACGAGGGCCGCGGCGACACCATGGACACCTCGGACAAGCAGATCCGGGCGATCGCCGAGCACATGATGGACGACTGGTGCACGCCGGGCAACCCGCGTGAGTGCACGGTGGAGTCCCTCATCCCGATGGTGACGCACGCGATGACCGGGAGCTACTGA
- a CDS encoding MadB family AAA-type ATPase gives MPTTSTLPTPITNFDTVEDLVDGLGGQGYLADEDLAVVVHLATLLDRPLLLEGPAGVGKTELAKALAAASGRELIRLQCYEGLDESRALYEWDYARQLLHVQMLRDRISAELASEPSLSSASAALARTDVGVYTEDFLVPRPLLAAIMSTVPTVLLVDEIDRTDEAMEAVMLEVLAERQVTVPELGTFTARSAPWVILTSNDTRELSPALKRRCLHFQVEYPTAERERRIVAVRAPDVEDSVVSEVVDLARRLRDLPLRKSPSIAEVIDAARAASHLRSRHGLAKPADREQSSLDRSLLALLVKFGSDLDIARRALDGPATPGGIERGIGVDGSTATGSVTATAFGAGRARSTTRR, from the coding sequence ATGCCGACCACGTCGACACTGCCGACACCGATCACCAACTTCGACACCGTCGAGGATCTGGTGGACGGTCTGGGCGGACAGGGATATCTGGCCGATGAGGACCTCGCCGTCGTCGTCCATCTGGCGACTCTGCTGGACCGGCCGTTGCTGCTCGAGGGACCGGCCGGCGTCGGGAAGACCGAGCTCGCCAAGGCGCTTGCCGCCGCGTCGGGCCGCGAGCTGATCCGCCTCCAGTGCTACGAGGGACTCGATGAGTCCCGTGCGCTGTACGAGTGGGACTACGCCCGTCAGCTGTTGCACGTGCAGATGCTGCGCGATCGGATCAGCGCCGAGCTGGCGTCGGAGCCCAGCCTGAGTTCGGCGTCGGCGGCGCTGGCGCGCACCGATGTCGGCGTGTACACCGAGGACTTCCTCGTGCCGCGTCCGCTGCTGGCGGCGATCATGTCGACGGTACCCACGGTTCTGCTCGTCGACGAGATCGACCGCACCGACGAGGCGATGGAAGCGGTGATGCTCGAGGTCCTCGCCGAACGTCAGGTCACCGTGCCCGAGCTGGGCACCTTCACCGCACGGTCGGCGCCGTGGGTCATCCTGACCTCCAACGACACCCGCGAACTGTCGCCCGCACTGAAGCGTCGATGCCTGCACTTCCAGGTGGAGTACCCCACTGCGGAACGCGAGCGGCGGATCGTCGCCGTCCGTGCGCCCGACGTCGAGGACAGCGTGGTCTCCGAGGTCGTCGACCTCGCACGGCGGCTGCGTGACCTCCCGCTGCGCAAGAGCCCCTCCATCGCCGAGGTGATCGACGCGGCACGGGCCGCATCCCATCTCCGGTCACGCCACGGCCTCGCGAAACCGGCTGATCGCGAACAGAGTTCGCTGGATCGGTCCCTGCTCGCGCTGCTGGTGAAATTCGGCAGTGACCTCGACATCGCCCGCCGCGCGCTCGACGGCCCGGCCACACCCGGCGGCATCGAACGCGGGATCGGCGTGGACGGGTCCACCGCGACCGGCTCGGTCACCGCCACGGCCTTCGGCGCCGGCCGGGCGCGCAGCACCACCCGACGGTAG